From the genome of Amycolatopsis sp. NBC_01488, one region includes:
- a CDS encoding ABC transporter substrate-binding protein: protein MNHPHTIRARHPRRLRTGFSLRARTLTLTAAVLLIVSACGDTGDPGSSGTQAQTLTLGVASPPPSLDPAKTTGNGQTYLFLAYDPLIYRAPNGTLKPSLATSWNYVGSGNRVFELHLRPNVTFSDGSALTADVVKANFDHLAKVGSGTAANVAKSSTVLVVDPLTVRLTLQQPNPILPTIFTQDTLPGMVSSNALQESTVLATQSAGTGQYVLDPTQSVPNDHYTYHVNPSHWDKAAAHYQTVVVKVIPNPNTALAALKTGQVDVISGNYTTVNSAKSAGLTIAYAPSNFFGLALADRNGTLVPALRDVRVRQALNYAVDRQQITKALFGDYGTATEQIQLPGGDGATTTTTYPYDPGKAKQLLAEAGYPNGLTLPVLTTSQASSNNVVQAMADNLKQVGVQLQMTNDAESSKFQQDVRSKTYPAYGIAFGSLPVHLMAQLLLLPKGFWNPFDSTDAELTSLYQQAASADDVHRAQLDQQIIERVAELGWFVPVTFSPLFYFSRSTVSGVTVTPAEPLANPLEWHPTSS from the coding sequence ATGAACCATCCCCACACCATCCGCGCGCGCCACCCCCGCCGACTCCGCACGGGTTTCTCGCTCCGGGCACGAACGCTCACCCTGACAGCTGCCGTACTCCTCATCGTCAGCGCCTGTGGCGACACTGGCGATCCCGGCAGTTCTGGAACACAGGCGCAGACACTCACGCTCGGCGTGGCCTCACCGCCCCCCAGCCTCGATCCCGCCAAGACCACAGGAAACGGACAGACCTACCTGTTTTTGGCCTACGACCCGCTGATCTACCGGGCACCGAACGGAACGCTGAAACCCAGCCTCGCGACGTCATGGAATTATGTGGGCTCGGGCAACAGAGTCTTTGAGCTACATCTGCGGCCGAACGTCACCTTCAGCGACGGATCGGCACTCACTGCGGATGTGGTCAAAGCCAACTTCGACCATCTGGCCAAGGTCGGTTCGGGCACCGCGGCCAACGTCGCCAAATCTTCGACGGTGTTGGTGGTCGATCCGCTCACCGTCCGACTCACCCTGCAGCAGCCCAACCCCATCCTGCCCACCATCTTCACCCAGGACACGCTGCCCGGGATGGTCAGCAGCAACGCCCTGCAGGAATCGACCGTGCTGGCCACGCAGTCAGCGGGAACTGGCCAGTACGTGCTCGATCCCACCCAGAGCGTCCCGAACGACCACTACACCTACCACGTCAACCCCAGCCACTGGGACAAAGCCGCAGCTCACTACCAGACGGTGGTCGTCAAGGTCATTCCCAACCCGAACACCGCCCTCGCCGCGCTCAAGACAGGGCAGGTCGACGTGATCTCGGGCAACTACACCACCGTCAACTCGGCCAAGTCTGCCGGCTTGACCATCGCCTACGCGCCGTCGAACTTCTTCGGCCTCGCCCTGGCCGACCGCAACGGGACCCTCGTCCCGGCCCTGCGCGACGTGCGGGTACGCCAAGCCCTCAACTACGCCGTCGACCGCCAACAGATCACCAAGGCACTATTCGGTGACTACGGCACCGCGACCGAACAGATCCAACTCCCGGGCGGCGACGGCGCCACCACCACGACCACCTACCCCTACGACCCCGGCAAGGCGAAACAGCTCCTCGCTGAAGCCGGCTACCCGAACGGTCTCACCCTGCCCGTGCTCACCACCTCGCAAGCCAGTTCCAACAACGTGGTGCAGGCGATGGCCGACAACCTCAAACAGGTCGGCGTGCAGCTGCAGATGACCAACGACGCCGAGAGCAGCAAGTTCCAGCAGGACGTCCGCAGCAAGACATACCCCGCCTACGGGATCGCGTTCGGTAGCCTGCCGGTCCACCTGATGGCGCAACTCCTGCTGCTGCCCAAGGGCTTCTGGAACCCGTTCGACAGCACCGATGCCGAACTCACGAGCCTGTATCAGCAAGCCGCCTCCGCTGACGATGTACACCGCGCCCAGCTGGACCAGCAGATCATCGAGCGCGTCGCCGAGCTGGGCTGGTTCGTGCCGGTCACCTTCTCCCCGCTGTTCTACTTCTCCCGGTCCACGGTATCCGGCGTGACGGTGACACCGGCCGAGCCGCTGGCCAACCCGCTCGAGTGGCACCCCACCTCATCCTGA
- a CDS encoding CocE/NonD family hydrolase has product MTITTSAPGRTPTLYGVSIHRDVRIPTDDPAVTLAADLWRPVTDQPTPALLMLLPYRKDFLGGLKYQAWQQFFAQRGYACLLVDTRGVGSSDGAARSLLDTGQGEDGVAAVAWAASQPWCSGDVGMWGHCAGGLTTLATAHRRPPQLKAAIVQAAPHDVKTDAMYPGGARSIVHNLVRRTGTNLLYQLLPSLLDPSSPEEHRRWRDRLRALDPALLTGNLAPTDPAWQDWRLDPARITIPTLCTTGWRDLYTDPMVRAYERLGGPKKLLVGPWMHTLPNEAPVEALEYLPILLRWWDHWLRGEPNDVMTEPPVTVYVQGARPGWRHYPSWPPGYATIKLATGRDTTLEAGQTGGVPAPSPIAEHQPDPTVGTASGLCNIGAGRGGPLDQSDDDHRALACTSDPLAIEQIIAGVPEVVVYVPDGHPPVPRLVARLCDVDPEGRSTLITAGINSGAPGPVYRVSLRRTAYRVAAGHRVRVALSDADFPLLQPLANPAPIPVTGVELALPIAAPTLGEDTTLPAVDRSATLAAIPPGFGGHWTITRDPINDGVEVSFGSRLDATSPVGGHRIDFADDTHASVLAAHPENATVTGTYRCAVDLRTGETITAEVKIRCTRAVLWAHAAVTIDRDTVYSRSWESPIWTDEHEHPRRIPEAEQLAELRAGLILQ; this is encoded by the coding sequence ATGACGATCACCACTTCCGCACCGGGCCGCACACCCACCCTGTATGGGGTGTCCATCCATCGCGATGTGCGCATACCGACCGACGACCCTGCGGTGACCCTAGCCGCAGATCTGTGGCGGCCGGTCACTGACCAACCCACGCCTGCCCTGCTCATGCTGCTACCCTACCGCAAAGACTTCCTCGGCGGGCTCAAATACCAGGCATGGCAACAGTTTTTCGCACAACGCGGCTACGCCTGTCTACTGGTGGACACGCGCGGTGTCGGTTCCTCCGACGGAGCGGCGCGCTCGCTACTGGACACCGGCCAAGGTGAGGACGGTGTCGCCGCGGTCGCGTGGGCGGCCAGCCAACCGTGGTGCAGCGGAGACGTGGGCATGTGGGGGCACTGCGCGGGCGGTCTGACCACACTGGCCACCGCACACCGCCGCCCGCCCCAGCTGAAAGCGGCCATCGTGCAAGCAGCCCCGCACGACGTGAAGACCGACGCCATGTACCCCGGGGGCGCGCGCAGTATCGTCCACAACCTCGTCCGTCGCACCGGCACGAACCTGCTGTACCAACTGCTCCCGTCGCTGCTCGACCCGTCGTCACCCGAGGAACACCGACGCTGGCGAGACCGGCTGCGCGCGCTCGACCCCGCGCTATTGACCGGGAACCTGGCCCCCACCGACCCCGCCTGGCAGGATTGGCGGCTCGACCCGGCCCGAATCACAATCCCAACGTTGTGCACCACCGGGTGGCGCGACCTCTACACCGACCCCATGGTCCGCGCTTACGAACGGCTGGGCGGCCCGAAAAAGCTCCTGGTCGGACCGTGGATGCACACGTTGCCGAACGAAGCGCCGGTCGAGGCGCTGGAGTACCTGCCGATCCTCCTCCGCTGGTGGGATCACTGGCTGCGTGGCGAGCCCAACGACGTGATGACCGAACCTCCCGTCACCGTCTACGTGCAGGGCGCGCGGCCCGGATGGCGGCACTACCCGTCCTGGCCGCCGGGCTACGCCACGATCAAGCTCGCCACCGGTCGCGACACCACCCTCGAAGCCGGCCAGACGGGTGGTGTACCGGCGCCGAGCCCGATCGCCGAACACCAGCCGGATCCGACGGTCGGCACCGCGAGTGGGCTGTGCAACATCGGTGCCGGCCGCGGAGGCCCGCTGGACCAGTCCGACGATGATCACCGCGCCCTGGCCTGCACCAGCGACCCGCTCGCCATCGAGCAGATCATCGCCGGTGTCCCGGAGGTCGTGGTGTACGTGCCCGACGGGCATCCGCCCGTGCCACGTCTGGTGGCGCGCCTGTGTGATGTCGACCCCGAGGGCCGCTCGACCCTGATCACCGCGGGCATCAACTCCGGCGCGCCCGGACCGGTCTACCGCGTATCGTTGCGCCGCACGGCCTACCGGGTCGCAGCAGGGCATAGGGTGCGGGTCGCCCTGAGCGATGCGGACTTCCCGCTGCTGCAGCCACTCGCCAATCCCGCGCCGATTCCCGTCACTGGTGTCGAGCTGGCTCTTCCCATCGCGGCCCCGACCCTGGGCGAGGACACCACGCTGCCTGCGGTGGACCGCTCGGCGACGTTGGCGGCGATCCCGCCCGGGTTCGGCGGCCACTGGACCATCACCCGCGACCCGATCAACGACGGCGTCGAGGTGTCCTTCGGTTCCCGCCTCGACGCCACGTCTCCCGTCGGAGGGCATCGCATCGACTTCGCCGACGACACCCACGCTAGCGTGCTCGCCGCCCACCCCGAAAACGCAACGGTTACCGGCACCTACCGGTGCGCGGTCGACCTGCGCACTGGCGAGACGATCACCGCTGAGGTCAAAATCCGCTGTACGCGGGCGGTGCTGTGGGCCCACGCCGCCGTCACCATCGACCGCGACACCGTCTACTCACGATCGTGGGAATCACCGATATGGACCGACGAGCACGAACATCCCCGCAGAATCCCGGAAGCGGAACAGCTGGCCGAACTACGCGCGGGGCTGATCCTCCAATGA
- a CDS encoding HpcH/HpaI aldolase/citrate lyase family protein, protein MTTTDPRPPTAVVTARTILFVPGHRPDRFGKAAAAGADAIVLDLEDAVAGEDKLVARRNVRQWRDQGGPGFVRVNSRTTRWYGDDVASLGGPTTVLLPKATSRDDIDDLWSRLAPGSWIVPILETAQGIVNATAIAAAPGVARLAFGNGDLAAELGVAHTSHAALAAARCAVVLASAAAGIASPLDGVTTALDNDAVLVADTRHARELGYTGRLCIHPRQIDAIHRELAPTSEEIQWARAVLDGAGDSATVVAGGMVDQPILERAQRLLADAAPAPADIMHPA, encoded by the coding sequence ATGACTACCACCGACCCAAGACCGCCGACGGCGGTGGTCACTGCGCGCACGATCCTGTTCGTGCCCGGTCACCGGCCCGATCGGTTCGGCAAAGCCGCGGCCGCCGGCGCCGACGCGATCGTGCTCGACCTGGAAGACGCTGTCGCAGGCGAGGACAAGCTCGTCGCACGCCGGAATGTACGGCAGTGGCGTGATCAGGGCGGCCCCGGCTTCGTTCGAGTGAACAGTCGCACCACCCGGTGGTATGGCGATGACGTGGCGTCACTGGGCGGTCCCACGACCGTCCTGCTCCCCAAAGCGACAAGCCGCGACGACATCGACGACCTGTGGAGCCGGCTGGCCCCCGGGTCCTGGATCGTGCCCATTCTCGAGACGGCACAAGGCATTGTGAACGCCACCGCAATCGCAGCCGCTCCCGGTGTGGCCCGGCTGGCCTTTGGCAACGGTGATCTCGCCGCGGAGCTCGGCGTCGCCCACACCAGCCACGCCGCGCTCGCAGCGGCCCGCTGCGCCGTCGTGCTCGCTTCCGCAGCGGCCGGCATTGCCTCTCCATTGGATGGTGTCACGACGGCCCTCGACAATGACGCCGTACTCGTTGCTGACACTCGCCACGCGCGCGAGCTGGGCTACACCGGGCGGCTGTGCATTCACCCCCGCCAGATCGACGCGATCCACCGGGAACTCGCGCCCACATCTGAGGAAATCCAGTGGGCACGGGCAGTGCTCGACGGTGCAGGGGACTCGGCCACCGTGGTCGCCGGCGGCATGGTCGATCAGCCCATCCTCGAGCGTGCCCAGCGGCTGCTCGCCGACGCGGCGCCTGCGCCCGCGGACATTATGCACCCCGCGTAA
- a CDS encoding CaiB/BaiF CoA transferase family protein, translating into MRPLDDVRILAVEQYGAGPFGSLLLADLGAEVIKIEDPATGGDVARYVPPYAEGEDSLFYQSFNRNKHSISLDLRNEHGRQVFEELVRHADAVYSNLRGDVPARLRIRYDDLKHLNPAIVCCSLSGFGMTGPRASEPGYDYVLQGHAGWMTLTGEPGSPPAKTGLSLVDFSGGYAAGLSLLAGVHAARRTGTGMDCDVSLFDTAISMLTYLATWHLNEGFEPTRTRRSAHPSLVPFQVFPASDGWLVAGCAKEKFWQRLTRVLERPDLATDPRFVTFADRLANRDELEPILDKEFRTRPVADWLADLRAAAVPCGPINTVEQALSDDHTQARDMIISTSHPKFGKVAHVNTPVRVGTPRQDHDRAPERGEHTATVLHELLGYGESTLAGLRAAGAFGSPAPAGDAAVARPS; encoded by the coding sequence ATGAGACCGCTGGATGATGTCCGCATCCTCGCGGTCGAACAGTACGGTGCCGGCCCGTTCGGCTCCCTGCTGCTGGCCGACCTCGGGGCCGAAGTCATCAAGATCGAGGACCCCGCCACGGGCGGCGACGTGGCCCGGTACGTGCCGCCCTACGCGGAGGGCGAGGACTCGCTGTTCTACCAGTCGTTCAACCGCAACAAGCACAGCATCAGCTTGGACCTGCGGAACGAACATGGCCGACAGGTCTTCGAGGAACTGGTTCGCCACGCCGACGCGGTCTACTCGAACCTGCGTGGCGACGTCCCGGCTCGATTACGCATCCGCTATGACGACCTCAAGCACCTCAATCCGGCGATCGTGTGCTGCTCGCTGTCCGGGTTCGGGATGACCGGACCGCGGGCCAGCGAGCCCGGCTATGACTACGTGTTGCAGGGCCACGCCGGGTGGATGACCTTGACTGGGGAACCGGGCTCCCCGCCAGCGAAGACCGGGCTGTCGCTGGTGGACTTCTCCGGCGGCTACGCGGCCGGGCTGTCGCTGCTGGCTGGTGTACATGCCGCGCGCCGCACCGGTACCGGCATGGACTGCGACGTCAGCCTGTTCGACACCGCGATCAGCATGCTCACTTACCTGGCAACCTGGCATCTCAACGAGGGATTCGAACCGACCCGGACCCGCCGGTCCGCACACCCGTCCTTGGTGCCCTTCCAAGTCTTTCCCGCGTCCGATGGATGGCTGGTCGCGGGCTGCGCGAAGGAGAAGTTCTGGCAGCGGCTCACGCGGGTGCTCGAGCGTCCCGATCTGGCCACCGACCCGCGGTTCGTGACCTTCGCCGACCGGCTCGCGAATCGCGACGAACTGGAACCGATCCTGGACAAGGAATTCCGCACCCGGCCCGTGGCAGACTGGCTAGCGGACCTGCGCGCCGCAGCCGTGCCCTGCGGGCCGATCAACACCGTCGAGCAAGCCCTATCCGACGACCACACCCAGGCTCGCGACATGATCATCTCGACGTCCCATCCCAAGTTCGGGAAAGTCGCGCACGTCAACACCCCGGTCCGGGTGGGAACGCCACGACAGGATCACGATCGCGCTCCCGAACGGGGCGAACACACCGCGACGGTGCTGCACGAGCTGCTCGGCTACGGCGAGTCCACACTGGCCGGACTGCGTGCCGCCGGGGCATTCGGCTCCCCAGCCCCCGCCGGGGACGCTGCAGTCGCGCGACCGTCATAA
- a CDS encoding MaoC family dehydratase yields the protein MPVEVFRIRGFRSDKTALLEGRVTIKPGWQGRFYEDFEVGDVYQHPLGRTVTEVDNTWFTLLTMNTAEPHFNTEVGRASEFGRCLVNSTLSLAIVAGQSVIDTSFNAIANLGWENIKLTHPVFAGDTLWSETQVLSKRESKSRSHAGLVHVKTRGLNQNGDEVLSYTRTFLVYKEGQKTTTMFPAAKQPFDAREASPV from the coding sequence GTGCCGGTCGAGGTCTTTCGTATCCGCGGTTTCAGATCAGATAAGACTGCATTGCTGGAGGGAAGAGTGACTATTAAGCCGGGATGGCAGGGTCGGTTTTACGAGGATTTCGAAGTCGGCGACGTGTATCAGCATCCCTTGGGTCGTACGGTCACCGAGGTCGACAACACCTGGTTCACTCTGTTGACGATGAATACCGCCGAGCCCCACTTCAACACCGAGGTCGGCCGGGCGAGCGAGTTCGGGCGCTGTTTGGTGAATTCCACCCTCTCCCTGGCCATCGTCGCAGGGCAAAGCGTGATCGACACCAGCTTCAACGCCATCGCCAACTTGGGCTGGGAAAACATCAAGCTCACCCATCCCGTCTTCGCCGGGGACACACTGTGGTCGGAGACCCAGGTGCTGAGCAAACGTGAGTCCAAGAGTCGCTCGCACGCGGGACTGGTGCACGTGAAAACCCGTGGCCTGAACCAAAACGGAGACGAAGTGCTTTCCTACACCCGCACCTTCCTGGTCTACAAGGAGGGGCAAAAGACCACCACGATGTTCCCGGCCGCTAAGCAGCCGTTCGACGCGCGGGAGGCGAGCCCGGTATGA
- a CDS encoding FadR/GntR family transcriptional regulator, translated as MAIGDTPTVTPGRRIEHDVRAQIENGNLHIGERLPSEAELSAQYGVGRNTVREALRALAGQGLLEIKVGKRGGTFVTRPSAEKISGSLRLALSLMAGTEVSVANLVQIREILEIPAAEIAALQRTEEELAALRATLFDPYHVDPDRVFGCTGGFHLAILRATHNPLLPIVASPVFQVLEERFLRDRAPQRVWLDVDRDHREIVDCLERHDQAGAREAMRAHLRAARQQYYQDMAES; from the coding sequence ATGGCAATCGGTGATACCCCCACAGTGACGCCTGGGCGGCGCATCGAACATGACGTTCGAGCACAAATTGAGAATGGCAACTTGCATATCGGCGAGCGGCTGCCGTCGGAGGCGGAGCTGTCCGCGCAATACGGAGTTGGCCGCAACACCGTTCGGGAAGCTCTGCGCGCCCTGGCCGGCCAGGGGCTGCTGGAGATCAAGGTAGGCAAGCGGGGCGGGACGTTCGTGACACGCCCGTCTGCCGAGAAGATCAGCGGTTCGCTGCGCCTTGCGCTGTCGCTCATGGCCGGCACCGAGGTGTCCGTGGCGAATCTGGTGCAGATACGGGAAATCCTGGAGATACCCGCGGCCGAGATCGCGGCGCTGCAGCGCACGGAGGAGGAACTGGCCGCCCTGCGCGCAACGCTGTTTGATCCGTACCACGTGGACCCGGACCGTGTCTTCGGCTGCACCGGTGGCTTTCATCTGGCCATCCTCCGGGCCACGCACAACCCGCTGCTGCCGATCGTCGCCAGCCCCGTGTTCCAGGTTCTAGAAGAACGTTTCCTGCGCGATCGAGCTCCGCAGCGAGTTTGGTTGGACGTCGACCGTGACCATCGCGAGATTGTGGACTGCCTTGAGCGACACGACCAAGCCGGTGCCCGGGAGGCCATGCGTGCACACCTGCGAGCCGCCCGTCAGCAGTACTACCAGGACATGGCCGAATCGTGA
- a CDS encoding transposase, translated as MPKAYPAEFWARAVALVRAGKSVRETAHQLDISESCLHSWLKQDRIDRGERPGLSSREHSDLVAAKRRIRQLETELEICARPRRSTRS; from the coding sequence ATGCCGAAGGCTTATCCCGCCGAGTTCTGGGCTCGGGCGGTCGCGCTGGTCCGGGCTGGCAAGTCCGTCCGGGAGACCGCTCACCAGCTGGATATCAGCGAATCGTGCCTGCACAGCTGGCTCAAGCAGGACCGTATCGATCGTGGTGAACGTCCCGGGCTGAGCAGTCGTGAGCACTCGGATCTCGTAGCGGCCAAGCGACGGATCCGGCAGCTGGAAACCGAGTTGGAGATCTGCGCGAGGCCTCGACGATCTACGAGGAGCTGA
- a CDS encoding DUF4232 domain-containing protein: MVAVDPSDQSPADRGRVPWRVTSAELGSGPPVSELAVRSPRWQEGARVPPCGSGDLAVSVRWFRAAGGGLCGEVVAENVSGRVCRLGRKPGLQPLGLDGQPLGVGQWVTLELRIPPFVILEPGQLASASISWSGWSGRSASGRIVVSWEGGSATVDAAGPIEPGPPERGSPAVFRRVGLLVFTESIGGGDQVVFCRGSRWSTMDQDCGQCVSGGAPLPE, from the coding sequence ATGGTGGCCGTGGATCCCAGTGATCAGAGCCCGGCCGATCGTGGTCGGGTGCCCTGGCGCGTCACGTCGGCTGAGCTGGGTTCGGGTCCGCCGGTGAGTGAGCTTGCTGTCCGATCACCGCGATGGCAGGAGGGGGCGCGGGTTCCTCCGTGCGGCTCGGGTGATCTTGCGGTGTCGGTCCGGTGGTTCCGGGCTGCGGGTGGTGGGCTGTGTGGCGAGGTTGTTGCGGAGAACGTCAGCGGGCGGGTCTGCCGGTTGGGCAGGAAGCCGGGACTGCAGCCGTTGGGGTTGGACGGGCAACCGCTTGGTGTGGGTCAGTGGGTCACGTTGGAGTTGCGTATTCCGCCTTTCGTGATCTTGGAGCCGGGTCAGCTGGCGTCGGCGTCGATCAGCTGGTCGGGGTGGAGCGGCAGGTCTGCCTCAGGGCGGATCGTCGTGTCGTGGGAGGGTGGCTCGGCGACGGTCGATGCTGCAGGGCCAATCGAGCCTGGGCCGCCGGAACGAGGGTCGCCGGCGGTCTTTCGTCGAGTTGGTTTACTCGTATTCACTGAGTCGATTGGTGGCGGGGATCAAGTCGTCTTTTGTCGTGGTTCACGTTGGTCCACAATGGACCAGGATTGCGGCCAGTGCGTCTCCGGTGGGGCTCCGTTGCCTGAGTAG
- a CDS encoding ISL3 family transposase, with protein sequence MPAVRIWGQLLGVNTAVVESVEFDETEQVLVAAVRVRQRDRDRCGVCSRRCPRYDAGRGRRRWRALDLGPVQAFVEAAASRVRCREHGVVVSAVPWARHGAGHTRAFDDTVAWLATATSRSTVRQLMRIAWPTVGAIIARVRADIDARVDRLAGLRRIGIDEISYKKNHRYLTIVVDHDTGRLVWAAAGNDKLTLAAFFELLGAGRCAQITHVSADGAAWIARTVEQYCPDAIRCADPFHVVKWAADALDQVRRQVWNTARRQPGGSHKDRRGRTASAGAAQGMKRARWALWKNPENLTDHQRHKLAWIAKTDPRLYRAYLLKEGLRHVFAVAGQAGKDVLQRWLSWAARCRIPEFVKLARTIRSELPAIHASLDHGLSNALIESTNTKIRLLTRLAFGFKHPDALISLALLALGGYRPKLPGRTHA encoded by the coding sequence GTGCCCGCTGTCAGGATATGGGGTCAGTTGCTGGGTGTGAACACGGCGGTCGTGGAGTCGGTCGAGTTCGACGAGACCGAGCAGGTGCTGGTGGCCGCGGTGCGAGTCCGCCAGCGGGATCGTGACCGGTGCGGGGTGTGCTCGCGGCGCTGTCCTCGTTATGACGCTGGGCGGGGCCGGCGTCGGTGGCGTGCGCTGGACCTGGGACCCGTGCAGGCGTTCGTCGAAGCTGCCGCATCCCGGGTGCGGTGTCGTGAGCACGGGGTCGTGGTCAGTGCGGTGCCCTGGGCGCGGCACGGCGCTGGGCATACCCGTGCCTTCGATGACACCGTGGCCTGGCTGGCAACCGCGACGTCGAGGTCCACGGTCCGGCAGTTGATGCGGATCGCCTGGCCGACGGTCGGGGCGATCATCGCCCGGGTCCGGGCCGATATCGACGCGAGAGTGGATCGACTGGCCGGGTTGCGCAGAATCGGGATCGATGAGATCAGCTATAAGAAGAACCACCGATATCTCACCATTGTTGTTGATCACGACACCGGCCGGCTGGTGTGGGCGGCGGCGGGCAACGATAAACTGACATTGGCGGCGTTCTTCGAGTTGCTCGGAGCCGGCCGATGCGCGCAGATCACGCACGTCTCGGCGGACGGGGCCGCCTGGATCGCCCGGACTGTCGAACAGTACTGCCCAGACGCGATCCGCTGTGCCGATCCGTTTCACGTGGTCAAGTGGGCCGCCGACGCCCTGGACCAGGTCCGGCGCCAGGTATGGAACACCGCACGCCGCCAACCTGGCGGCAGCCACAAAGACCGGCGCGGCCGCACCGCATCGGCCGGTGCCGCGCAAGGCATGAAACGCGCGCGATGGGCGTTGTGGAAGAACCCGGAGAACCTCACCGATCATCAACGTCACAAATTGGCCTGGATCGCCAAGACCGACCCCCGGCTCTATCGGGCCTACCTTCTCAAAGAAGGACTCCGGCACGTCTTCGCCGTCGCCGGCCAGGCCGGAAAAGACGTCCTGCAACGGTGGCTGTCCTGGGCGGCACGCTGCCGGATACCCGAGTTCGTGAAGCTCGCCCGCACTATCCGGTCCGAGCTACCGGCGATCCACGCGAGTCTCGATCACGGCCTGTCCAACGCGCTGATCGAATCGACCAACACCAAGATCCGGTTGCTGACCCGCCTGGCCTTCGGATTCAAACACCCGGACGCCCTGATCTCACTCGCCCTGCTCGCACTCGGCGGCTACCGTCCCAAACTACCCGGCCGGACCCACGCATAG
- a CDS encoding PP2C family protein-serine/threonine phosphatase: protein MAAVIPAEEPERLAAVRRYAILDTPPDGAFDRVAALAARVLHVPIATVTIVDEDRIWFKAQQGLPEGVREIDRDPGLCASAILQDQAYTVTDALKDPRTSANPLVHGPLGIRFYAAAPITTADGYRLGTVNILDTVPREATDEDLATLSDLAAMVMDELELRLSAMRTVQLERELRTVVESEREHLAHLAGTLQRSLLPPTLPHVAGLQVAAHYQAASRDQVGGDFYDLFPLDDGRWAFFLGDVCGKGPEAAALTSLARYALRSAAIYDPAPIAVLTNLNTVLQHDHNSSRFCTALFGLLAPDGDGFSVTLAGGGHPPAMAIRTPGTVEEVHPQGGQLIGILPNAHFAAVTTRLDPGQSLLLYTDGLTEARTRSGHMIGEVGLVTFLAGLPAMTAGELITALTGLMTGAGPGPTDDTALLALSVPPTAPQEVR, encoded by the coding sequence ATGGCTGCGGTGATCCCAGCGGAGGAGCCTGAGCGGCTGGCTGCGGTGCGCCGCTACGCGATCTTGGACACCCCGCCCGACGGGGCGTTCGACCGGGTCGCTGCTCTGGCAGCGCGAGTGCTGCACGTCCCGATCGCGACGGTGACGATCGTGGACGAGGACCGGATCTGGTTCAAGGCCCAGCAGGGCCTGCCCGAGGGCGTCCGGGAGATCGACCGGGACCCGGGCCTGTGTGCGTCCGCGATCCTCCAGGACCAGGCGTATACAGTCACCGACGCGCTGAAAGATCCCCGCACCTCCGCAAACCCGCTGGTCCACGGCCCGCTGGGGATTCGATTCTACGCCGCCGCCCCGATCACCACCGCGGATGGCTACCGCCTGGGCACCGTCAACATCCTCGACACCGTGCCCCGCGAGGCCACCGACGAGGACCTGGCGACGTTGAGCGACCTGGCCGCGATGGTCATGGACGAGCTGGAACTGCGGCTGTCGGCGATGCGCACCGTGCAGCTGGAACGCGAACTGCGCACGGTGGTGGAGAGCGAGCGCGAACACCTGGCCCACCTGGCCGGCACCCTGCAACGCTCCCTGCTGCCCCCCACCCTGCCTCACGTGGCCGGCCTCCAGGTCGCCGCCCACTACCAGGCCGCCTCCCGCGACCAGGTCGGTGGCGACTTCTACGACCTGTTCCCCCTGGACGACGGCCGGTGGGCGTTCTTCCTGGGCGACGTATGCGGCAAAGGCCCGGAAGCCGCCGCACTGACGTCCCTGGCCCGCTACGCGCTGCGTTCGGCCGCTATCTACGATCCTGCTCCGATCGCGGTCCTGACCAACCTCAACACCGTCCTGCAGCACGACCACAACAGCAGCCGCTTCTGCACCGCCCTGTTCGGCCTGCTCGCCCCGGACGGCGACGGCTTCTCCGTGACCCTGGCCGGCGGTGGCCACCCCCCGGCCATGGCCATTCGCACCCCGGGCACCGTCGAGGAAGTCCACCCCCAGGGCGGGCAACTGATCGGCATCCTGCCCAACGCGCACTTCGCCGCCGTCACTACCCGCCTGGACCCGGGACAGAGCCTGCTGCTCTACACCGACGGCCTCACCGAGGCTCGCACCCGCAGCGGCCACATGATCGGCGAAGTCGGTCTGGTCACCTTCCTGGCGGGTCTGCCCGCCATGACCGCCGGTGAGCTGATCACCGCGCTGACCGGGCTGATGACCGGTGCAGGCCCCGGCCCCACCGACGACACCGCCCTGCTCGCCCTGAGCGTCCCGCCCACCGCTCCCCAGGAGGTCCGGTGA